The Syngnathus scovelli strain Florida chromosome 7, RoL_Ssco_1.2, whole genome shotgun sequence DNA window GAACAGTTTTGTGCCCAATTCCACCCAAAAAGCGTGATTGTCAAGCTTCTGCAGAGATGAAGCTACTCATCTTTGTCACATTCGAGCGCAGATGCATCTAAAAACCACCGACCACTGAATGGTTTACCTTCAGTGACCATTTGTGGTGTTTCTTGTTTGATGGCAAGTCAGAGCTTGCCATTCGCATCACGTGATCATGTGAAGTTTGCATCAGAAAAATATGAAATTCAGCCTAGCAGTTAAGTGCTTTGCCGATATGGCACGTTGAAAACTTTTAGTCATATGATGATTCATTCATCGAACCATTATCCAACTTGAGTAGCTATGATCAATCGTGCTGTGTAAATGATTGGGGGAACAATAATGAGAAATAGAGGTCATTTAGTAAGCAAGTTTATGAAGTCTTCGGGTTTGCCTTTTTTCATGTTAAGGTAGAATATGCATGCTTAACTAACGCACATGCATaccaaaatagtttttcatccaTCTGTATTTTTTCATGATGATTAAATTGTCGTTATTTACTTACATTAGTAAACATAGGCAGTGTTTTAGTGGTTATACTGGATTCATTTCTGACTCAAGTCCATGAAAACAGATGGAAATTCTGTTTAAAAATGTATCAAGTTAAAACGGCTTGACAGCGAAAGCTCAAATAAATTTTTTCTATCAAAAGGGTTTTTTGTGTGGTTCCATAAATTGATCAAGTGCTCTACATTCCATTTgattttgttgtctttttatGCTTTCTACGATCAGGTACAACTGTTTGCCATTTATTGACCTTGGCAATGCGTGTGTGCCTCAAGTTGACAAAATCTTATCATGTGTCCTTGCCTACTCGTgtatacaaaaataaacaagcgTTATTTGGTGACAGAATGTTAGCCATCCTTCTTCATTATATTGCAATAATATCTGAAGATTACAACCAtaccgctaaaaaaaaaaaaaaactcccgaaCTAAGGCTTGGTCTCAAAAAACTGAACAAGCTACCCGTGATTTTAATACTGACATGTGAGTTGCAATGCTGTCACTTGAGTGGGTACTTAGCTGACATCAATTCCAGAAATTAAAGCACATAATCACATAATCTGGTTAGACGTTTCCCAAAATGGGActgttgaataaataaatatacagtGTAGTATAGCAAGTCTATGCAGCATAGGGGACATCAGGACATAAAGCACACACtctgttctttgttttgttttgttttgggtttttttccacGCAGGAATGCGGAAGGCGAGGTGGAAGTGAACAGCTAATCATCACGTGAGAGCTCTTATCCTTGTGCAAACATTTCATTAGTGAGTAACACTGAATGGCAATGGAGGCAAATATAAACCTGGGCACATGGAGAGACCTAAGTAAGCCTGGGAGGGTCTAAGAAAAAGTATACACGGGAAATTATACAGTTGTTTGTATAGAACAAACCGGGAGATTAGCGTCACCAGCTGGCTACTTCCCCGGTCATGTGATACAAAAACCGAGTTCCTGGAGATTTGAATAATGCccaacattttaaaatacaatCATATCTGCAGGCTCggtaaaaaataagaaaactCGTTCTTGAAACTTGCAAATGAAATAACTACCTTGAGTTGGGAAAACTGTTAGACATTTAAAACCGGGCTACAGGCATTTTTCAAGTAATCTACTTCAAAAGCAATAGGAGCATAAAACACGCTTGCGTTATTCACGAAAACATGCACAGATGCACACGACACATTCAGCTCAAAAGCTCGCTGAACTGAACCGCCTTGATCCAACGCATCCAGCGTGCACTCGTCGTTTGTTTCACTCGGCTACATTGGTATCTCCACGCACCTTTGAGTTGCAGCAACCAACGTGACCATATGCCTGCGCGTGAACTTACCGCATGTTTAACCGAGTAGTTCATGATGATGTAGTCTTTCCCCGTTTGCAACCAGGAGCGAAGCGTGACGACATCTCGGTTACGGAGCGGATTTGGACATTTCCCTGTTGTCAAATTCAGATGCACAAAACCGTTGTGATTTTGAGTAGGTTACCTTATAGCTCATCGGTGGAACATACATGCATAATACCCAACATCTGCATTGACTGTAAGCTTTCCAATATCAAAGGTCTCGATGACGTTTGTGTCCCATTTTCTTCTGTACTCAATGTCATGGAGAACATCATACATGGTCTCAGCTGACACATCCTTCGTGACCATCCGACACTGCAtcagaaagagagaaaaaggaACATGCAATCAATCCATTCATGTGCAAGTGTGTGGTGAGCGATCACGTACAGAAGCAAGTAATGAAGCGGGCATTCCAAATTTGGTTAACTTAGTATGATGTCTGTCTTTAAGAATGATTGAAAGTCTGTACACAataatatttcattttaaagtATGCCTTGAATACATTGTTACTGTATAATTCTATTTGTGTATTCTCAAATTATTACGCGTGGTTATGCCTAAAAACCAACGGGGACTACCTGTTAGCTAAAGAACAGATGTTTAAAATAGAAACAAGCTGAGGGCAGATTGCCGCTGTTACCACAGTTACAATTCCGGAGGGATTTTGTGTTAATaagaagacaaaacaaaagcaaagataCACTTCAGACAAGGACGCGTATAGAGGGCAAAGGCCGTACCAACAGGAGAAGAAGTGGTCATTGAAACACTAGTGAGACAGAGTGAACGAGAAAGAAAAGCATTGACTGTCGGTGCCTTTTGGTCCCCAGTCACTTTATTACAAATCAGACCAGAGGGGCTTGGGGAACATTCTGCTCTTGTACTCCATGGAGGATTAATAGAAGAAAAAGGGAGCTCTCTTTCATCGTCACTTTCTAGTTTCTAGAGAGTGGAGCTTCTGCTCCTCCGCAGGAGACTGCTTAGGCATCTTTTGAGGATGCTTCTTGGATGTTCCAGGCACATTCCACTGAGTGGAGGACATGAGGAAGACCTGTCTCAGATCCACCCAGAAGAGATGGAAAAAGCAAGTGGGGAAAGGGATGTCTAGGCTTCTTGTTGGCCCAGCGACCCAACCACGGATAAGAGGAAGACAATGGTCAATAGTCAATTAAACACACCTTAACTCCGCCCTCAAAAGATTTAGTCATTTGATGCTCACTCAACTGAGCTTTCGTAAGGTGGGTTGACATCTTGGGTGTTGCTGGCTCACCGTAATGCTGGTTAATCATTtggaataacaaaaaaaaaaaaaaaaaacaacaccaaaaagccaaagaaaaactaaacaTGCACTCGAGAATTCATCTTTGACTTCTTGAGCGACTTTCAAgtgttgtgtgtgtatttttattgaAAGTGGTTGTAAAACCGTAGGGGCGTTtggaccattttttttcttttccttttaccGATTTGGCCGGTTGAATCCAGGAGAGACAAGAGTGGAAGTTCATTGAGGTGAAACGACTCGAGGAGGAAAGAACAGACGTCAGTATTTGCAATCCAACTCAAATGGGCGGAGCTTTAGAGAATgttacgctgagctgtcagagaTGTTCTGGTCAGAATGGAGAAAAACAGCCCAGCAAGTAGCTTAATTCGTTTACATTTTAATTTGGTTAGCTCACCAGATGAAGCAAGGAGACGGTGATGACTTCAAGAGAGATAAACCGATGATAGTTACCCAATGTACTGAGTGTTTTGGGGTTTCTTCAAGCCCAGCTTACTCACTATGCACtcaaccatccattttctattccaCTTATCCCAATAAGGGTTGCGGAAGATGGAACCTGTCCCAGCCGTGCTCAGACAGAGTCGAAAATATAGACAATCATTCACATCTAAATTTTTCCCATTACTGAGTTGAAACCGACCCCATGATACAAGTTGAGTCTGAGTCCAAGCACACAAGTCAGGCTATTGAACCGCTACCAGGGGAGTCCTAATCTAGTCCTCGAGAGCCACTATCCTGCATAATTTAGATACTGCCCTCCTCTATTTGCCTTCGATGACTGGATTTGGACAGCCCCGCATGACACCATCGGGGACTGCCCAGTGCCCACTCACGATAATAAATGATATTTGACCCTTGCCTTGCATAACCACTCCACGCAAACCATGACTCATCAAAGTGTCTGCGCTTTTCACAAGCTTCATTTGGCGCTAGTAAGACATCATTTGTGGGCAACAACaaaacagggggaaaaaaaccagATCTCAGCCTGTGAGTGAATCAGAGGCTCCCCTCAAGAGTCATCAAGGAGGATTCCGCCTGTGTGCGTATGGCAGAAAAGCAGCAGAAATTATTTGGCACATTGGCCAAattacaaaatgtaaacaaaaccaTCTATGTAGTGTGTAACGAAAAAAAACGACTCCtcacattgttgttgttgtattttgGTTTCTCTATGTTAAAAGTGGCTTATGTGTATTTGGTGTTGGAGTATAAAACCGATGTTCATGACGAGGCTGCGTGATGAATAAAGGTACTGTAACGTAAACATAGTACTGTACGTTCAGTGACTGCGCTAAGTGTGTGATGTCAGAGCTCAGAGAGCAAAGCAAACAGACGATAAAGTGACCATGAAAAATGCATGCTTCCGTTACACTAGCATTTACATTAACACGCCAATATAGGATAGAAGCACCGCCCATATGTGGGCGTTTGCACACTTCTTTGTTTGCTGAGCCTGTTCTGTCaaaggggggtaaaaaaaaaagcatgagtaAATAGCACCTTATtgtgtgcacacacaaacacggagCTGCTGCAAACATGATACACCTTCACTAGAACAGCTCCAGGATGTAACTGGAGGAATCGTGCTGGATAATGAGAATGCTATGCCGTCCTGACTGGTGCCTACATTGCAAATTCTGGGAGGGGACTGGGAAAAGCCTGCTGTTGCTGTTCTTGCACACAAAGATAACACCCTAAAGCACACGGACGCACTTTATTCAAACAAAGTAAACAACCGTTGGCTGGATCACACAACCCTGACCCGGATATACCCACAAGAAATGGCATCCTGAGCTTAACTTGAATGGAAGCCATAAAGGTTTTTCCGAATCAGTCTACCATAAAAGCATGCAGTCGTCAAGGCACATTTGAAGACAAGACAAGTTTTCAACAGGCAAATTCGCAttgcaattttaaaaaaagctcaTGTGCAATGGCGGTACAAGGTTAAAAATGTACATTTGATAATAGAGACCACAACAAACCACAACAAACTACTAAAATGACCATTGAGAATccacagatttttttattttaaacccccaaaattttccaaaaatgctGGTAAACTTATAATGTGCGTTTTGTGCATTATgtgaagaaaattaaaaaaataataatgaaaatatgTTGAACAATTAAATCTGCAAATTAGATTAATCCACAGGTGCTGTGGTCCACTGCATTAATATTCATTAGGGCTGCAACAAAAACTGGTTGGAATAAggaaattgatttaaaaaaaaaaacagtgcaacAGTGCATTGAATCGGATCATTCCACTCTCAAATacatcaagaaaaaaacattattggAGGAATATACCTGAAAGGAATGCCTAAGTGACAGTATTGACAAGTTCATTCATAATGATAACATAAAAACTCATTGCATCACATTCTCGCAAACTGGGATGCACCATATCGAATTAAATTATAATCCCGTTTATTTGAATTTTATCTAATTGTCCATCAATTCATTTTCTAGTTTAAAGTGACATCGCAGTTCTGACGAAGCCACCATCTTACTTCCCATGACAAATATTCAAATTCCGACGCATGCAATTTCTATCAAATGTGGAGTGGAGCAACGGGCAACGATTAAAAGCTTGTGGAGTGGTGGAGATACTTTGGTATACTGTGCAAACGGCAACCACAACAATAACAAACATGAATTTATGACAGCTATGTCCACTTAACCTTTCAAAACGTAATTTTCCTCCTTTAATGACACTGTCAACATGTCACTTTATAAGAGATGTTGCACTTAGTTTTTGTGTAAAAGATTaacatttaaattatatttatttcatCAAACTTCAGATAGCTATTTATTGGTTAAAATCTTCATTGAACTTGATCAAATGTGCTGCTGACCCTTGGAACCTCCTGCACTTTtggtttttgctctttttgatcCAATTTGCAAATAATGATGTCATTTGTTTAAAAAGAGAAGGTGAAagtaatacatcaaaagtgaatATGAAAAACTGCTGTTTAATAACCATATGCTCATTGGCATTTAAATTGGCATGTATGTATTGGTTTGTATTCTTAAAAATAATGGAtgccaaaatgttccttttTACTTCAACTTAATATTATCTTAAAATATCTGTTATCATCCTCCTTAATCACCAATAATCGATATCAGCCCTGACAAAAAATCATACCGGTTGGAAGGGGGAtggaagagtaaaaaaaaaaaaaaaatccatttgctGTCACTTCACGGTTGAAGAAGTGCATTTCTCTGCATACATGCAGATAGTTGGCGGTCATTCATAAATAAATGAGTAAAGTCGAGGGAGTAGCACGGCATGTTCATAGAAGCGTGAAGTAAATTtcataacatcttttgctattgTGCAAGTTGATATAGTTTCATAGCCGCATTGGGGCAGCTAATGTTTGCAGACGTGCGTCATGTTGCTCAGCGGTTTCATATTTGCATATTATACACGCTACTCTCGTTTGCATGATGTTGCGTGTACTCACCTTAATTTTATGGACAGACTTGCCCTCCTCCAACGCCTGGCTCCACACGGCGATGCCCCCCTTGTTGTAGGTCACAGTCCAACCTTCCTCACTCAGACACTCCGACTTGAAGCTGGCGAACGCCTGGTCGTCCGGGATGGTAACGTTTCGTCCAGACATGTCTCTGTCCCGGGGGAAAAGATGTTGGGACGCGAGCGGGGCTTCGAGAAAAAGGAAATGTTGCAGGGAGTCTCCCTCCTCTTGCGTTTGAACAAGTTAACAGCTTAATTCAATTTAGCGAGAAACCTGCAGCGCGGTCTTGTGATGTGTGCGCATGCTCACTCGGGGAGGTACAATGAAGTAGTCAAATAGAGGTGTGGACACCGCCTCCGCCGCGCGCACAGGTGACAGTCGAGTTCTGCGTCGAGAAAAACACCGAAACGGTTCAGTCGAAGCTTGTGTTTGTTCCAAATAAGTTTCGCTCGAGCAGCAGTCCTAAAAAAACAGCCGTTCTGAAGACCAACCATATGGTTACGTTTCCGCTTGACACTCACCAACGCACTGTGGCTATCACTGCTTTATTTCTTCTTCACTGGTCCTGTGATGGTTGGTTCCAGTTCTCCATCCCTGCAGTCGGTGATCATTGGGAGGATGCGGCGTGAAACGAAAGAGGGAGTGGGAGGGAGGAGGGTGACAGCGCTTGGCTTGATCCACGTCAGACAGGCGACGCAGAAGACGGCTTCAATGGGAACGCCTCCGAGTGATGCATTTAGGGCGCCTCGTAAATGTAGCAGCTGGGATTCACCCATTTGCTCGCTCACCGATGACGTTGCACTTGACTGAGGCGTTTTCAGGGACACCCATGCTTATGCAAGACAATAAATACCCCGAGTTATCTAATGGCTTGCTATGCTAATAAGACAACCTTATTCCGAAAATGATTGCATTTTGAAGTGGACAGAATCCTCTTTATGCTTTTAGAAATACTAAACAAACTGCCACATGCCAAGAAGAAAGAAGACAAAAGACTGGGTGACCTCCACTGTTACACTTTGATTACTTTTACTTTTAATGATAAAGGCTATCTTGAATGTCTGTGCGATTCATTGTGTTGCAATGAAACATTTATGAACGCagttttctgtaaaaaaaataataataatggcagTCAGTATTAAACCTGAGGCCAAGACTGAATGTACACATCGAAACACTGTTGCACTATATTTGTTGAGAGaagattttgggggggggggggggggtgacgacGTGCTTgcaatgacaaatttacattcaATGTGACCTAATGAAATGTCTGGATAAGGTGCAAGTTGATTTATGATAAGAGAGCACGATGTGCTCAATGATTCATGGCCTGGCGCACTAAGTCTGCTGCTGCGACATAAAATATCCACTTCATAAATTAAACCTCTACTGCTTGGTG harbors:
- the stard10 gene encoding START domain-containing protein 10: MSGRNVTIPDDQAFASFKSECLSEEGWTVTYNKGGIAVWSQALEEGKSVHKIKCRMVTKDVSAETMYDVLHDIEYRRKWDTNVIETFDIGKLTVNADVGYYAWKCPNPLRNRDVVTLRSWLQTGKDYIIMNYSVKHAKYPPKKDMVRAVSIQTGYMVQSQGPNHCVLTYMAQLDPRGSLPKWVVKKFSHFLAPGAMKSINKACLKYSDWKQRHNPGFKPWLYPEQTTLPSIPLSELSIQHAESLENIDESSLSETHDRDDGY